In Pseudomonadota bacterium, the sequence TCCACCTGATGCAGTTCAATGCAGGGGCTGATCCGAGCTACAACCCAGCCGATCCGAAGTCGTTCAAGGCCAAGGCCGCGGGCGGCAACAACATGATCGTGTTCTATGAGGGCACGAAGCATCTCAACAAGAAGAACTTCGATCACGAGATGGGGCACGTGATCGGCGACGCCACAGAGGACAGGCAGGCCAGTGCAGATGAGATCGCCGAGGAGCAACGCCTGGGCCACGAGATCGATCCCTACGATGAGCAGTGGGTTCCGGAGGGCTGGTCAGACGCCATCTCTAATGACAAGCGGTCTGTGAGCCGCTACGGCAACACCAGTCCCACCGAGGATTTTGCTGAGTTCTGGAAGGCCTTCATGACGGCACAGAGCAGTCGCTCCGAGATGAACAGGCTGCAGCGGCGTTATCCGGAGCGCTTTCGCATCGCCGCTCCCGTGTTTCTCGGGTGGGAGTACCGCGCCACAGCTGCTTGAGCTCGAGGTCGACAGCGACCTGTCGACCTCACGCGGGCGCGAGGGTGCGTAGGGGGCGTCGATGGCCTGAGCGGGCAGCGAGGCGAGAGACCTGAGAGGTACCACGTCAGGGCGAAGACAATCATGGCTCGATGAACGCACCGTCTCCCTCTGAGCCACGGCTGTCTCCCCTTCGACTTCTGGGCCTGAGCGCGTACTGGCTCGCCATCAATCTGCACTGGGGCGCGCTGCTCACCATCGTGGTGCCCGCCCAGGTGTCGAAGATGCAGCCGGAGCGCCAGGCCCAGACGCTGTCGCTCGTGCTCGGCCTGGGTGCGGTGGTGGCGCTCGTGGTGACGCCCATCGCCGGCGCCCTCAGCGATCGCTGCGCGTCTCGATGGGGAAGGCGTCGACCCTTCATCGCGGCGGGCACGGTCATCAATGTGGTGGGGCTGGCGCTCATGTTCGTGGCAAGTGAGTCTGCAAGTCTTGCCCTGTACGTTGCGGGTTTTCTCGTGGTGCAGCTCGGTAACAACATCGCGACCGGCGCCTATGCCGGCATCATCCCCGACATGGTGGCGGCCGGTCAGCGCGGAGAGGCAAGCGGCTACATGGCCGCCATGACCCAGCTGGGCATGGTGGGCGGTGCCCTGGGGGGGGGCCTGCTCATGGCCGGTGGCCGCGATGGCGCGTGCTACGCGCTGGTGGCACTCACGTTGATCGCGCTGATGCTGCAGACTCTTGTCGCGGTGCGCGAGCAGCCCATCGCGCCGCCGCCGGAACGTCTGCAGTGGGGGCGCTTGCTGATCGACATGTGGGTCGATCCACGGCAGTTCCCGGACTTTGCCTGGGTCTGGGGCACGCGCTTCTTCGTCATCTGCGGCATCTGGATGGTGCAGCCGTACCTGCTGTACTACATGCGCGACGTGGTGGGGGCCTCTTCGCCGGAAACCGCCACAGGGGCGATGATGGCGGTGATGCTGGTCAGCGCCACCTTCACCGGATGGCTTGCGGGGCTGTTCAGCGACCGCCTGGGCCGAAAGATCGTGGTGTACGTGTCGAACGCGGCTCTCGCTGTCGCCATTCTGCTGCTGCTGCTCAGCCACTCGATGACCTTCACCCTCACCGTCGGCCTGCTCTTCGGCCTGGGGTACGGGGCCTACTACAGCGTCGACTGGGCCCTGGCATGCGACGTTCTTCCCGACCAGGAGAACGCGGGACGCTATCTGGGGGTGTGGAACATCGCCATGGTTCTGCCCCAGACCGTTGCCCCCGTTCTTGCCGGAACGCTGCTGGCCCGCTTCGGCCAGACTGCGTCAGGCCACTATGCGCGTGATGGATACGCGGTCGTGTTCGTTCTGGCCGCCGCCTTTCTGGCGCTGGGCGCGTGGCTGCTCAAGCACGTGCGCGGGGCGCGCTGAGTCTTTGCACTGGAGGGCGATCAATGCAATCGAAAGAGGTTTGCGATGCGCAGGAATGATGTGAAGAATGCGATTCTCGGGTCACTCATGATCGTGCTGGCCTGTG encodes:
- a CDS encoding MFS transporter gives rise to the protein MNAPSPSEPRLSPLRLLGLSAYWLAINLHWGALLTIVVPAQVSKMQPERQAQTLSLVLGLGAVVALVVTPIAGALSDRCASRWGRRRPFIAAGTVINVVGLALMFVASESASLALYVAGFLVVQLGNNIATGAYAGIIPDMVAAGQRGEASGYMAAMTQLGMVGGALGGGLLMAGGRDGACYALVALTLIALMLQTLVAVREQPIAPPPERLQWGRLLIDMWVDPRQFPDFAWVWGTRFFVICGIWMVQPYLLYYMRDVVGASSPETATGAMMAVMLVSATFTGWLAGLFSDRLGRKIVVYVSNAALAVAILLLLLSHSMTFTLTVGLLFGLGYGAYYSVDWALACDVLPDQENAGRYLGVWNIAMVLPQTVAPVLAGTLLARFGQTASGHYARDGYAVVFVLAAAFLALGAWLLKHVRGAR